The following coding sequences are from one Manis pentadactyla isolate mManPen7 chromosome 13, mManPen7.hap1, whole genome shotgun sequence window:
- the ZNF354C gene encoding zinc finger protein 354C isoform X3, translating into MAVDLLPAQVTESVTFRDIAVLFSRDEWLHLDSAQRTLYREVMLENYSALVSLGIPFSTPKVICRLQQGEDPCMVEREVPQDSCRGTFSPQICGASANNLENLQISRTPLGSYLLFL; encoded by the exons ATGGCTGTGGATTTGTTGCCTGCTCAGGTGACA GAGTCAGTGACATTTAGGGATATAGCTGTGCTTTTCAGCCGGGACGAGTGGCTGCACCTGGACTCTGCGCAGAGGACCTTGTACCGGGAGGTGATGCTGGAGAACTACAGCGCCCTGGTCTCGCTGG GGATTCCATTTTCAACACCAAAGGTGATCTGCCGGTTGCAACAAGGAGAAGATCCCTGCATGGTGGAGAGAGAAGTACCCCAAGACAGCTGTCGAG GCACTTTTTCACCGCAGATTTGCGGTGCATCAGCCAACAACTTGGAGAACCTGCAGATTTCTAGAACTCCTCTGGGCAGCTACCTTCTATTCTTGTAG
- the ZNF354C gene encoding zinc finger protein 354C isoform X4 encodes MAVDLLPAQVTESVTFRDIAVLFSRDEWLHLDSAQRTLYREVMLENYSALVSLGIPFSTPKVICRLQQGEDPCMVEREVPQDSCREDGGTS; translated from the exons ATGGCTGTGGATTTGTTGCCTGCTCAGGTGACA GAGTCAGTGACATTTAGGGATATAGCTGTGCTTTTCAGCCGGGACGAGTGGCTGCACCTGGACTCTGCGCAGAGGACCTTGTACCGGGAGGTGATGCTGGAGAACTACAGCGCCCTGGTCTCGCTGG GGATTCCATTTTCAACACCAAAGGTGATCTGCCGGTTGCAACAAGGAGAAGATCCCTGCATGGTGGAGAGAGAAGTACCCCAAGACAGCTGTCGAG AGGATGGAGGAACAAGTTGA
- the ZNF354C gene encoding zinc finger protein 354C isoform X1 — protein sequence MAVDLLPAQVTESVTFRDIAVLFSRDEWLHLDSAQRTLYREVMLENYSALVSLGIPFSTPKVICRLQQGEDPCMVEREVPQDSCRGFKTWPEIETLPPRQDMSIEETSQGIIKKKSFIFDHWNIKFGEALEFESRMEQEQQKKSLRQMVASNKKTISGDGNLISLELGKGLFINTILFTQQSVPIERIPNIYYTLGKDFKQDFDLMRCFQIYPGEKPHFCNDCGKSFNQSLHLIEHQRIYTGEKPYKCNECGKTFSHRSSLLAHQRIHTGEKPYKCNECGKAFSSSSTLIKHLRVHTGEKPYQCKECGKAFSQCSTLTVHQRIHTGEKLYKCGECEKAFNCRAKLHRHQRIHTGEKPYKCSECGKGYSQFTSLAEHQRLHTGEQLCKCLECGRTFTRISTLIEHQRIHTGQKPYQCSECGKTFNQYSSFNEHRKIHTGEKLYTCGECGKAFGCKSNLYRHQRIHTGEKPYQCNQCGKAFSQYSFLTEHERIHTGEKLYKCMECGKAYSYRSNLCRHKKVHNKERLYKWKEYGTPFFYSSSHSVSEIS from the exons ATGGCTGTGGATTTGTTGCCTGCTCAGGTGACA GAGTCAGTGACATTTAGGGATATAGCTGTGCTTTTCAGCCGGGACGAGTGGCTGCACCTGGACTCTGCGCAGAGGACCTTGTACCGGGAGGTGATGCTGGAGAACTACAGCGCCCTGGTCTCGCTGG GGATTCCATTTTCAACACCAAAGGTGATCTGCCGGTTGCAACAAGGAGAAGATCCCTGCATGGTGGAGAGAGAAGTACCCCAAGACAGCTGTCGAG GTTTCAAGACTTGGCCTGAAATAGAAACATTGCCTCCCAGACAGGACATGTCTATAGAAGAAACATCTCagggaataataaagaaaaaatccttTATATTTGATCACTGGAACATCAAATTTGGAGAAGCTTTAGAATTTGAGAGCAGGATGGAACAGGAGCAACAGAAGAAATCTCTTAGGCAAATGGTGGCCTCAAACAAGAAAACCATCAGTGGAGATGGAAACCTGATAAGTCTTGAATTGGGGAAAGGCTTATTTATAAATACAATTCTTTTTACACAACAGAGTGTTCCTATAGAAAGGATACCCAATATATATTATACTTTAGGGAAAGATTTTAAACAGGATTTTGATCTAATGAGATGCTTCCAGATTTACCCAGGAGAAAAACCTCATTTTTGCAATGATTGTGGGAAAAGCTTTAATCAGAGTCTTCACCTTATTGAACACCAGAGAATTTATACTGGTGAGAAACCCTACAAATGTAATGAGTGTGGAAAAACCTTCAGCCACAGATCATCCCTTCTTGCCCATCAGAGAATCCATACAGGAGAGAAGCCTTacaaatgtaatgaatgtgggaaaGCGTTTAGCAGCAGTTCTACCCTCATCAAACATCTGAGAGtgcacactggagagaaaccctatcaGTGTAAGGAATGTGGTAAAGCCTTTAGCCAGTGTTCTACCCTCACTgtacatcagagaattcatactggagagaaactcTATAAATGTGGGGAATGTGAGAAGGCCTTCAACTGTAGAGCAAAACTTCATAGACATCAAAGAATCCACACAGGTGAGAAACCATATAAATGTAGTGAATGTGGGAAAGGTTACAGCCAATTTACATCCCTGGCTGAACATCAGAGGcttcacacaggagaacaactgTGTAAATGCTTGGAATGTGGGAGAACCTTCACACGCATCTCAACCCTTATTGAACATCAGCGAATTCATACTGGACAGAAGCCCTATCAATGCAGCGAATGTGGAAAAACCTTCAACCAGTATTCATCCTTTAATGAGCATCGGAAAATTCACACTGGGGAGAAACTTTATACATGTGGAGAGTGTGGGAAAGCCTTTGGTTGCAAATCTAACCTTTATAggcatcagagaattcatactggagagaaaccctatcaGTGCAATcagtgtgggaaagccttcagccAGTATTCATTCCTAACTGAACATGAGAGAATCCATACTGGGGAGAAACTCTACAAATGTATGGAATGCGGGAAAGCCTACAGTTACAGATCAAACCTTTGTAGACACAAAAAAGTTCACAATAAAGAAAGACTCTATAAATGGAAGGAATATGGGACACCTTTTTTCTATAGCTCCTCTCACTCAGTATCAGAGATTTCTTAG